A region from the Janthinobacterium agaricidamnosum genome encodes:
- a CDS encoding ligase-associated DNA damage response DEXH box helicase, which translates to MSKSALAQRIDAWFTGRGWTIFPFQRAVWRAGAQGQSGLLHASTGSGKTYAVWFGALLRAERLQRKGRKQGMRVLWITPMRALAADTVRALQASGETLAPGWRIEARTGDTSAAQRARQAKAWPEVLVTTPESLSLMLSQADAQERFSLLETVIVDEWHELMGSKRGVQVQLALARLRRWNATLMTWGLSATLGNLRQAQDVLLGEQSDGVLVEGKVKKRILVDSLIPVNPTRFPWGGHLGIQMLQPLIAEIEGSATTLVFTNTRSQAELWYQHLLDARPDWAGLIALHHGSLDREVREWVEQHLKTGELKAVVCTSSLDLGVDFLPVERVLQVGSAKGIARLVQRAGRSGHAPGRISRVTLVPTNSLELLEAAAARAALAQGHLEARPVPDKPLDVLVQHLVTIALGGGFDSPALYAEVRAAWSYRHLTPDEWQWALDFVARGGQSLTVYPEYRRVLPDDAGVYRVPDLALARRHRMSIGTIVSEAAIQVKFLGGARIGSIEESFIARLKQGDHFLFGGRILEFVRVHEMTAYVRRATGSRGAVPRWQGGKMPLSSELAHAVLDQLQLAQEGRASGPEMRALAPLLAIQQKWSSLPTRASLLLETLSSREGHHLFVYPFAGRSVHLGLASLLAYRIARVQPATLSIAVNDYGFELLGADDIDFAPLLTAASGADLPLFRTDNLLEDVLASLNATELSQRRFREIARIAGLVFQGYPGQPKSARQLQASSSLFFEVFRKHDAANLLLTQAQREVLEQELELTRLRATLRELHGRSICLQALERASPFAFGLMVERFREQLTTEKLSDRVARLVLALEKAAA; encoded by the coding sequence ATGAGTAAAAGCGCGCTGGCGCAGCGCATCGATGCGTGGTTCACGGGGCGCGGCTGGACGATCTTTCCTTTCCAGCGCGCCGTCTGGCGCGCTGGCGCGCAGGGCCAGTCCGGCTTGCTGCATGCGAGTACAGGGTCCGGCAAGACGTATGCCGTGTGGTTCGGCGCCTTGCTGCGCGCCGAGCGGCTACAACGCAAGGGCAGGAAGCAGGGCATGCGCGTGCTGTGGATCACGCCCATGCGGGCGCTGGCGGCCGACACCGTGCGCGCGCTGCAGGCGTCCGGCGAAACGCTGGCGCCCGGCTGGCGCATCGAGGCGCGCACGGGCGATACGAGCGCCGCGCAGCGGGCGCGGCAGGCGAAAGCGTGGCCCGAGGTGCTCGTCACGACGCCGGAAAGCCTGTCCCTGATGCTGAGCCAGGCGGACGCGCAGGAACGCTTCAGCCTGCTGGAAACGGTGATCGTCGACGAGTGGCATGAATTGATGGGCAGCAAGCGCGGCGTGCAGGTGCAGCTGGCGCTGGCCCGTTTGCGCCGCTGGAATGCAACCTTGATGACGTGGGGCTTGTCGGCTACCCTGGGCAATCTGCGGCAGGCGCAGGACGTCTTGCTGGGAGAACAAAGCGATGGCGTGCTGGTCGAAGGTAAAGTCAAAAAGCGCATCCTTGTCGACAGTCTGATTCCCGTCAATCCCACGCGCTTTCCCTGGGGCGGCCACCTGGGCATCCAGATGCTGCAGCCGCTGATCGCCGAGATCGAGGGCAGCGCCACCACCCTGGTGTTCACCAACACGCGTTCGCAGGCCGAGCTGTGGTACCAGCACTTGCTCGATGCGCGCCCCGACTGGGCCGGCCTGATCGCCCTGCACCACGGTTCGCTGGACCGCGAAGTGCGCGAGTGGGTCGAGCAGCACCTGAAGACGGGCGAGCTGAAAGCCGTCGTGTGCACGTCCAGCCTGGACCTGGGCGTCGATTTCCTGCCCGTCGAACGGGTGCTGCAGGTGGGCAGCGCGAAAGGCATCGCGCGCCTGGTGCAGCGGGCGGGGCGCAGCGGCCACGCGCCGGGGCGCATTTCGCGCGTCACCCTGGTGCCCACCAACAGCCTGGAATTGCTGGAAGCGGCCGCCGCCCGCGCTGCCCTGGCGCAGGGCCACCTAGAAGCGCGGCCCGTGCCGGACAAGCCGCTCGACGTGCTGGTGCAGCACCTGGTGACGATCGCGCTGGGCGGCGGTTTCGACTCGCCGGCCCTGTACGCGGAAGTGCGCGCGGCCTGGTCGTATCGCCACCTGACGCCGGACGAGTGGCAATGGGCGCTCGACTTCGTCGCGCGCGGCGGGCAAAGCCTGACCGTGTACCCGGAATACCGCAGAGTGCTGCCGGACGATGCAGGCGTCTACCGCGTGCCGGACCTGGCGCTGGCACGGCGCCACCGCATGAGCATCGGCACCATCGTCTCGGAAGCGGCGATCCAGGTCAAATTCCTCGGCGGGGCGCGCATCGGCAGCATCGAGGAATCGTTCATCGCGCGCCTGAAGCAGGGCGACCATTTTCTGTTTGGCGGGCGTATCCTGGAATTCGTGCGCGTGCATGAGATGACGGCCTACGTGCGGCGCGCCACGGGCAGCCGCGGTGCCGTGCCGCGCTGGCAGGGCGGCAAGATGCCGCTGTCGTCGGAGCTGGCGCATGCCGTGCTGGACCAGCTGCAGCTGGCGCAGGAGGGCCGTGCCAGCGGGCCGGAAATGCGCGCGCTGGCGCCCCTGCTGGCCATCCAGCAGAAATGGTCCAGCCTGCCCACGCGCGCCAGCCTGCTGCTGGAAACCTTGTCCAGCCGCGAGGGCCATCACCTGTTCGTGTATCCGTTTGCGGGCCGCTCCGTGCACCTGGGCCTGGCATCCCTGCTGGCCTATCGCATCGCGCGCGTGCAGCCGGCCACCTTGTCGATCGCCGTCAACGATTACGGCTTTGAACTGCTGGGCGCGGACGATATCGATTTTGCGCCGCTGCTGACGGCCGCCAGCGGTGCCGATCTTCCCCTGTTCAGAACGGACAACTTGCTCGAAGACGTGCTGGCCAGCCTGAACGCGACGGAACTGTCGCAGCGGCGTTTCCGCGAAATCGCCCGCATCGCCGGCCTCGTGTTCCAGGGCTATCCAGGCCAGCCGAAAAGCGCGCGCCAGCTGCAAGCGTCGTCCTCGCTGTTCTTTGAAGTGTTCCGCAAGCACGACGCGGCCAATTTGCTGCTCACGCAGGCGCAGCGCGAAGTGCTGGAGCAGGAACTGGAACTGACGCGCCTGCGCG
- a CDS encoding ATP-dependent DNA ligase, which translates to MRDFARLYAELDETTSTSRKLAALQAYFRGASPENAAWAVYFLAGGKPRQAVPTKLLREYATERAGLDAWLFDEAYHAVGDLAETIALILPAPAKRSDVGLAEWVEQRIAPLRGAAPDAIRAALLGYWDELETRERFLLIKLIGGGFRVGVSKLLVTRALASIAAVDSKLIAQRLMGWTDGKVNPTGAGFLKLIAAQSDGEHALRGGQPYPFFLAHPLQAGPESLGDIGGWLAEWKYDGMRAQLLRRDGVNWLWSRGEELITERFPELAQLALPEGTVLDGEILIWQPGDVPAPFADLQQRMGRKTVSPKLLAELPAVLVAYDVLELDGVDVRQLPQLERRALLESVVAGVHSPALRLSPRVDAASWEALAIIREESRARGVEGLMLKAVSAAYGVGRTKDVGTWWKWKIDPYAIDAVLIYAQAGHGRRASLYTDYTFAVWDDVEEGGQGERKLVPFAKAYSGLTDAEIAQVDAAIRKTTIEKFGPVRSVQPTMVFEIGFEGIAASSRHKAGIAVRFPRILRRREDKTVADADTLATLKAMLAGAA; encoded by the coding sequence ATGCGTGACTTTGCCCGGCTGTACGCGGAACTCGACGAGACGACCTCCACCAGCCGCAAGCTGGCGGCGCTGCAAGCCTATTTTCGCGGCGCCTCGCCCGAGAACGCGGCCTGGGCCGTGTATTTCCTGGCCGGCGGCAAGCCGCGTCAGGCCGTGCCCACCAAATTGCTGCGCGAATACGCGACCGAACGGGCGGGCCTCGATGCCTGGCTGTTCGACGAGGCCTATCACGCCGTGGGCGACCTGGCCGAAACCATCGCCCTGATCCTGCCCGCGCCCGCCAAACGCAGCGACGTCGGCCTGGCCGAGTGGGTCGAGCAGCGCATCGCACCGTTGCGCGGCGCGGCGCCGGACGCCATCCGCGCCGCCCTGCTGGGGTACTGGGACGAGCTGGAAACGCGCGAACGTTTTCTGTTGATCAAGCTGATCGGCGGCGGCTTTCGCGTGGGCGTCTCAAAACTGCTGGTGACGCGCGCGCTGGCGTCCATCGCCGCCGTCGACAGCAAGCTGATCGCCCAGCGCCTGATGGGCTGGACCGATGGCAAGGTCAACCCCACGGGCGCTGGATTCTTGAAGCTGATCGCCGCGCAGTCGGACGGCGAACATGCGCTGCGCGGCGGCCAGCCGTATCCGTTTTTCCTCGCGCATCCCCTGCAGGCGGGGCCGGAAAGCCTGGGCGACATCGGCGGCTGGCTGGCCGAGTGGAAATACGACGGCATGCGCGCCCAGCTGCTGCGCCGCGATGGCGTGAACTGGCTGTGGTCGCGCGGCGAGGAATTGATCACGGAGCGCTTTCCGGAACTGGCGCAGCTGGCCTTGCCCGAGGGTACCGTGCTCGATGGCGAAATCCTCATCTGGCAGCCGGGCGACGTGCCGGCGCCATTTGCCGATTTGCAGCAACGGATGGGCCGCAAGACGGTCTCGCCCAAGCTGCTGGCCGAGCTGCCCGCCGTGCTGGTGGCTTACGATGTGCTGGAACTCGATGGCGTGGACGTGCGCCAGCTGCCCCAGCTGGAACGGCGCGCGCTGCTGGAAAGCGTGGTGGCCGGCGTGCACTCTCCCGCGTTGCGCCTGTCGCCGCGTGTTGACGCGGCTAGCTGGGAGGCATTGGCCATCATCCGCGAGGAATCGCGCGCGCGCGGCGTGGAAGGCCTGATGCTCAAGGCCGTGTCGGCCGCGTATGGCGTGGGCCGCACGAAAGACGTGGGCACGTGGTGGAAATGGAAGATCGATCCGTATGCCATCGACGCCGTGCTGATCTACGCCCAGGCGGGCCACGGCCGCCGCGCGTCGCTGTACACGGATTATACGTTTGCCGTGTGGGATGACGTGGAGGAGGGCGGGCAGGGGGAGCGTAAGCTGGTGCCGTTCGCCAAGGCGTATTCGGGCTTGACCGATGCGGAGATCGCGCAAGTCGACGCGGCCATCCGCAAGACGACGATAGAAAAATTCGGCCCCGTGCGCAGCGTGCAGCCGACGATGGTGTTCGAGATCGGTTTCGAGGGCATCGCTGCGTCCAGCCGCCACAAGGCGGGCATCGCCGTGCGCTTCCCCCGCATCCTGCGCCGCCGCGAAGACAAGACAGTTGCCGACGCCGACACCCTGGCCACGCTGAAGGCCATGCTGGCGGGCGCCGCATGA
- a CDS encoding ligase-associated DNA damage response exonuclease, giving the protein MADMVVVRKEGLYCVPGQFYIDPWRPVERAIITHAHADHARVGHRHYLCAAPGEQVLRARLGPVSIQGLAYGETIEHHGVQVSLHPAGHVLGSAQVRMEYGGEVWVASGDYKLQPDPTCLPFEPVRCDTFITESTFGLPIYRWQAPQEIYDDINQWWRRNAAEGRTSVLFCYAFGKAQRILAGLDASIGPIICHGAAQALTQVYRESGVALPATVMVGEVTDKAALKTALVIAPPSAAGSPWMKRFGDYSDAFASGWMLLRGARRRRGVDRGFVLSDHADWPGLMQAITATQAERIIVTHGSIPVMVRWLQQNGWQAGGFETEYGDDEADDGAPDAAAAAEDVSHA; this is encoded by the coding sequence ATGGCAGACATGGTAGTGGTGCGCAAGGAAGGTTTGTACTGTGTGCCGGGTCAGTTCTACATCGACCCGTGGCGCCCCGTCGAGCGCGCCATCATCACACATGCGCACGCCGACCATGCGCGGGTCGGGCACCGGCATTACCTGTGCGCCGCGCCAGGCGAGCAAGTGCTGCGCGCGCGCCTGGGCCCCGTGTCCATCCAGGGCCTCGCGTATGGCGAGACCATCGAACACCACGGCGTGCAGGTGTCGCTGCATCCGGCCGGCCACGTGCTCGGTTCGGCACAGGTGCGCATGGAATATGGCGGCGAAGTGTGGGTGGCGTCGGGCGACTACAAGCTGCAGCCCGATCCCACCTGCCTGCCGTTCGAACCCGTGCGCTGCGACACCTTCATCACGGAATCGACCTTCGGCCTGCCCATTTACCGCTGGCAGGCGCCGCAGGAAATCTACGACGACATCAACCAGTGGTGGCGCAGGAATGCGGCCGAAGGGCGCACCAGCGTGCTGTTCTGCTATGCCTTCGGCAAGGCGCAGCGCATCCTGGCGGGCCTCGATGCCAGCATCGGCCCCATCATCTGCCATGGCGCGGCGCAAGCCCTGACGCAGGTCTACCGCGAGTCGGGCGTGGCCTTGCCCGCCACCGTGATGGTGGGCGAGGTGACGGACAAGGCTGCATTGAAAACGGCGCTGGTGATCGCGCCCCCATCGGCCGCCGGCTCGCCGTGGATGAAGCGCTTCGGCGACTACAGCGATGCGTTTGCCAGCGGCTGGATGCTGCTGCGCGGGGCGCGCCGGCGGCGCGGCGTGGACCGGGGTTTCGTGCTGTCCGACCATGCCGACTGGCCCGGCCTGATGCAAGCGATCACGGCCACGCAGGCCGAACGCATCATCGTCACGCATGGCTCGATTCCCGTCATGGTGCGCTGGCTGCAGCAGAACGGCTGGCAGGCGGGCGGCTTCGAGACGGAATACGGCGATGACGAGGCCGATGACGGTGCGCCCGATGCGGCCGCGGCGGCGGAGGACGTCAGCCATGCGTGA
- a CDS encoding RecQ family ATP-dependent DNA helicase, with product MATTISAVNEAGSARQRKIQRLLRSVFGVARLRAGQQDVIDSVLAGRDTLAIMPTGSGKSLCYQLPAALLPGATVVVSPLISLMKDQLEKLHELGITAVQLNSSLSRAEEDDAIARIAQGGRLIIFCTPERLTNTAFLSLLAGAPPSLVVIDEAHCISQWGHDFRPAYLDIAAALRALGRPAVLALTATATGEVMADIDTQLEARKLNVINTGIYRANLRYRVIQVTNAGEKQDEVLRLLRETPGVGIVYAATVKAVEDLAARLEALGESVTCYHGKLAARERKHHQDLFMNGERRIMVATNAFGMGIDKPDTRFVIHLQVPANLEAYYQESGRAGRDGLPADCTLLYFQEDKRVQQFFLAKHYPTAEELAAIVAAAQELPATFTFAALASSLPDFSDGHLKVCLKLLKDGKLLRQDRKLGYSLKAPSASSPSYAQLAQIYVDKQERDKQALEQMVAYAQSGLCRWKLLLDYFGDAGDFQRCCTCDNCLSPPALAAPISLDELPPVPSQAPSPPPAPQIAVGSRVRVPRYQIGTVLSVAGDQVTIAFPENTTRTFMAEFVAPA from the coding sequence ATGGCGACTACCATTTCTGCAGTGAACGAAGCGGGCAGCGCCCGCCAGCGCAAGATCCAGCGTCTGCTGCGCTCCGTATTTGGCGTGGCGCGGCTGCGCGCCGGCCAGCAGGACGTCATCGACAGCGTGCTGGCCGGACGCGACACCCTGGCCATCATGCCCACGGGCAGCGGCAAGTCGCTGTGCTACCAGCTGCCCGCCGCTCTGTTGCCGGGTGCCACCGTGGTGGTGTCCCCGTTGATTTCTCTGATGAAGGACCAGCTGGAAAAGCTGCACGAACTGGGCATCACGGCCGTGCAGCTCAACAGCAGCCTGTCGCGCGCCGAGGAAGACGACGCCATCGCCCGCATCGCCCAGGGCGGCAGACTCATCATCTTTTGCACGCCGGAACGTCTTACCAATACCGCCTTCCTGTCCCTGCTGGCCGGCGCGCCGCCAAGCCTGGTCGTCATCGATGAAGCCCATTGCATTTCCCAGTGGGGCCACGACTTCCGTCCCGCCTACCTGGACATCGCGGCCGCCCTGCGCGCGCTGGGCCGCCCGGCCGTGCTGGCGTTGACCGCCACGGCCACCGGGGAAGTAATGGCCGATATCGATACGCAACTCGAAGCGCGCAAGCTGAACGTCATCAATACCGGCATCTACCGCGCCAATTTGCGCTACCGCGTGATCCAGGTCACGAATGCGGGAGAAAAACAGGATGAAGTCCTGCGCCTGCTGCGCGAGACGCCGGGCGTGGGCATCGTGTACGCGGCCACCGTCAAGGCCGTCGAAGACCTGGCGGCGCGGCTGGAAGCGTTGGGCGAGAGCGTCACCTGCTACCACGGCAAGCTGGCGGCGCGCGAGCGCAAGCACCACCAGGACTTGTTCATGAATGGCGAGCGCCGCATCATGGTGGCCACCAACGCCTTTGGCATGGGCATCGACAAGCCCGACACGCGCTTCGTCATTCACTTGCAGGTGCCGGCCAACCTGGAAGCGTACTATCAGGAATCGGGCCGCGCAGGGCGCGACGGCTTGCCCGCCGACTGCACCTTGCTGTACTTCCAGGAAGACAAGCGGGTCCAGCAATTTTTTCTGGCCAAGCATTACCCGACGGCCGAGGAACTGGCCGCCATCGTGGCGGCAGCGCAAGAATTGCCGGCCACGTTTACTTTCGCTGCGCTGGCGTCCAGCCTGCCCGATTTTTCCGACGGCCACCTGAAGGTATGCCTGAAACTGTTGAAAGACGGCAAGCTGCTGCGCCAGGACCGCAAGCTGGGCTACAGCCTGAAAGCGCCCTCGGCCAGCTCGCCCTCGTATGCGCAGCTGGCGCAGATCTACGTCGACAAGCAGGAGCGCGACAAACAGGCGCTCGAGCAGATGGTGGCCTATGCGCAAAGCGGCTTGTGCCGCTGGAAACTGCTGCTCGATTATTTTGGCGATGCCGGCGATTTCCAGCGCTGCTGCACCTGTGACAATTGCCTGTCGCCGCCCGCGCTGGCCGCGCCCATTTCCCTCGACGAGTTGCCCCCGGTCCCGTCCCAAGCGCCATCGCCGCCGCCAGCGCCGCAGATCGCCGTCGGCAGCCGCGTGCGCGTGCCCCGCTACCAGATCGGCACCGTACTGTCGGTGGCGGGCGACCAGGTCACGATTGCCTTTCCGGAAAACACCACGCGCACCTTCATGGCCGAGTTTGTCGCACCGGCGTGA
- a CDS encoding MAPEG family protein, protein MTPELTMLAGTLVLALVQILLPALFRTRETGTAYNVSARDGDGPPVGKITGRLRRAQANLFETLPLFAAAVLIAHVTAQESALTLYGAALYLAARVLYLPLYAFGVPVVRTLVWCVSIAGLLMLFWAILFAS, encoded by the coding sequence ATGACCCCTGAACTGACGATGCTGGCCGGTACCCTGGTGCTGGCGCTGGTGCAAATCCTGCTGCCCGCGCTGTTCCGCACGCGCGAAACGGGCACGGCCTATAACGTGAGCGCGCGCGACGGCGACGGACCGCCCGTGGGCAAGATCACGGGCCGTTTGCGGCGTGCCCAGGCAAACCTGTTCGAAACCCTGCCCCTGTTCGCCGCCGCCGTGCTGATCGCCCACGTGACGGCGCAGGAAAGCGCACTGACCTTGTACGGCGCCGCCCTGTATTTGGCCGCGCGCGTACTGTATTTGCCCCTGTACGCGTTCGGCGTGCCCGTCGTGCGCACGCTCGTGTGGTGCGTGTCGATTGCCGGGCTGCTGATGCTGTTCTGGGCCATCCTGTTCGCTTCCTGA
- a CDS encoding hybrid sensor histidine kinase/response regulator yields MSAPAWPRGGGSMGELVRQRDWSATSLGAVDGWPAHLRTSVDIVLNSPMAMVLMWGPQHVMIYNDDYIQIAGERHPAALGGTVPGIWPEIWDWNARILEAGLRGETQVHRECCLPLLRGGQRTDVCFDLFYTPVHGAGGQVDGVLCTALELTARMEEGRKLKLATAELGQLNTTLQAESEAVRAANRRLGEERALLRALFQQAPSFMALLRGPQHVFELANEHYLRLVGHRDVLGKTVEAALPEVKEQGFIELLDQVYRTGEPYEGRQVKVDLQAADGQTGQRQIDFVYQPIKDEEGVVTGILVEGIDVTERMEGEERLRLAQQAGGIGTFEWFPETGAMVVSPTFRRLWGIADEVEVTERLLVSLVDARDQQKVGPSKLDVAPNPLEYVEYRIRRPADGALRWIARQGEVVAGRMPGQRRYVGVSFDVTERRQIEDELNASQERMAAIFGQASVGLSELGLDGSFQRVNGALCCMLGRSAEELLSLNMNDIMHPADVPGNNVLFQRLVETGESFSLEKRYLKPDGTQVWVSSNVSRLVDEQGHTRSLIAVKTDITDRRRVEKALHELNETLEHRVEQEVGERTKAEDALRQAQKMEAVGQLTGGIAHDFNNVLQIISGNLHLLQHLAGTDGLMRQRLDTAIAAVERGAKLSSHLLAFARRQPLKPVVADLARVVRNMDALLRRALGEAIDIVLVGGGGLWNTLVDRSQIENVILNLAINARDAMDGVGKLTIELGNVVLDEQYVHNLVDVPAGQYVMLSVTDTGRGMSGAVLQRAFEPFFTTKPEGAGTGLGLSMAYGFVTQSRGHIRIYSEPGVGTGVKIYLPRSLMAEADEELELSGVVTGGTETVLVVEDDVGVRTTVVDMLGALGYKVLKAEDGESALAVLHSGAQIDLLFTDVIMPGPVSSTEMARQARELQPDIAVLFTSGYAQDVIVHEGRLDAGVELLSKPYRREELARKLRHVLANRQQQMRARQFERSGAPVAGILPTGSAAASVLGSDTPGLDLTGHAPEPQGDMPTSMKILVVEDNLDSQLMVCELVGMLGHTVSGVSDGEAAWKLLNEQDFDILFTDVSLPGMSGIALARMVLRDKPAMRIIFSTGYGKESMDELGFSASVLRKPYDLMELQAALDQP; encoded by the coding sequence ATGAGCGCGCCAGCCTGGCCGCGCGGCGGCGGCAGCATGGGGGAACTGGTGCGCCAGCGCGACTGGTCCGCCACCAGCCTGGGCGCCGTCGATGGCTGGCCCGCCCATCTGCGCACCAGCGTCGACATCGTGCTCAATTCGCCGATGGCGATGGTGCTGATGTGGGGCCCGCAGCACGTCATGATTTACAACGACGACTACATCCAGATCGCCGGCGAGCGCCATCCGGCGGCGCTTGGCGGCACGGTGCCGGGCATCTGGCCGGAAATCTGGGACTGGAACGCGCGCATCCTCGAAGCGGGACTGCGCGGCGAGACGCAGGTGCACCGCGAATGCTGTTTGCCGCTGTTGCGCGGCGGACAGCGTACGGACGTCTGTTTCGACCTGTTTTACACGCCCGTGCATGGCGCCGGCGGCCAGGTGGACGGCGTGCTGTGCACGGCGCTGGAATTGACGGCGCGCATGGAGGAGGGGCGCAAGCTGAAGCTGGCCACGGCCGAGCTGGGTCAACTCAACACCACCTTGCAGGCCGAGAGCGAGGCCGTGCGCGCGGCCAACCGCCGCCTGGGCGAGGAGCGGGCGCTGCTGCGCGCCCTGTTCCAGCAGGCGCCGAGTTTCATGGCCCTGCTGCGCGGGCCGCAGCACGTGTTCGAATTGGCGAACGAGCATTATCTGCGTCTGGTGGGGCACCGCGATGTGCTGGGCAAGACAGTCGAAGCGGCCTTGCCTGAAGTCAAGGAGCAAGGTTTCATCGAGCTGCTCGACCAGGTCTACCGCACGGGCGAACCTTACGAGGGGCGCCAGGTGAAGGTGGACTTGCAGGCGGCGGACGGGCAGACGGGCCAGCGCCAGATCGATTTCGTCTACCAGCCCATCAAGGATGAAGAGGGCGTGGTGACGGGCATCCTCGTCGAAGGCATCGACGTGACCGAACGGATGGAAGGCGAGGAGCGGCTGCGCCTGGCCCAGCAGGCGGGCGGCATCGGCACCTTCGAATGGTTCCCCGAGACGGGCGCGATGGTGGTGTCGCCCACGTTCCGCCGCCTGTGGGGCATTGCCGACGAGGTGGAAGTGACGGAACGCCTGCTGGTGAGCCTGGTTGATGCGCGCGACCAGCAAAAGGTCGGACCGAGCAAGCTTGACGTCGCGCCCAATCCCCTCGAATACGTCGAGTACCGCATCCGCCGCCCCGCCGATGGCGCGCTACGCTGGATCGCGCGCCAGGGCGAGGTGGTGGCCGGCCGCATGCCGGGCCAGCGCCGCTACGTTGGCGTGTCGTTCGACGTGACGGAGCGGCGCCAGATCGAGGACGAACTCAACGCCAGCCAGGAGCGCATGGCGGCCATTTTCGGCCAGGCCTCGGTGGGCTTGTCCGAGCTGGGCCTCGATGGCAGTTTCCAGAGGGTCAACGGTGCCCTGTGCTGCATGCTGGGGCGTTCCGCCGAGGAACTGCTGAGCTTGAACATGAACGACATCATGCATCCGGCGGACGTGCCCGGTAACAACGTGCTGTTCCAGCGTCTGGTGGAAACGGGCGAGTCGTTTTCGCTGGAAAAGCGCTACCTGAAGCCCGACGGCACGCAAGTGTGGGTGTCGAGCAATGTCAGCCGCCTCGTCGATGAGCAGGGTCATACGCGTTCCCTGATCGCCGTCAAGACGGACATCACGGACCGGCGCCGCGTGGAAAAAGCGCTGCATGAATTGAACGAAACGCTCGAGCACCGGGTCGAACAGGAAGTCGGTGAGCGCACCAAGGCCGAAGACGCGTTGCGCCAGGCGCAAAAGATGGAAGCCGTGGGCCAGTTGACGGGCGGCATCGCGCACGATTTCAATAATGTGCTGCAAATTATTTCCGGCAATTTGCACTTGCTGCAGCATCTGGCGGGCACGGATGGCCTCATGCGCCAGCGCCTGGACACGGCGATTGCCGCCGTCGAGCGGGGCGCCAAATTGTCGTCGCACCTGCTGGCCTTTGCGCGGCGTCAACCGTTGAAACCCGTGGTGGCCGACCTGGCCCGCGTGGTGCGCAACATGGATGCGCTGCTGCGGCGCGCGCTGGGCGAAGCGATCGACATCGTGCTGGTGGGCGGCGGCGGGCTGTGGAATACTCTGGTCGACCGCAGCCAGATCGAGAACGTCATCCTCAACCTGGCCATCAATGCGCGCGACGCCATGGATGGCGTGGGCAAGCTGACGATCGAACTGGGCAACGTCGTGCTCGACGAACAGTATGTGCACAATCTGGTCGATGTGCCGGCGGGCCAGTACGTGATGCTGTCGGTGACGGACACGGGCCGCGGCATGAGCGGCGCCGTGCTGCAGCGCGCGTTCGAGCCGTTCTTCACCACCAAGCCGGAAGGCGCGGGCACGGGCCTGGGCCTGTCGATGGCGTATGGCTTCGTCACGCAAAGCCGCGGCCATATCCGCATTTACAGTGAACCTGGCGTGGGCACGGGAGTCAAAATCTATTTGCCCCGTTCCCTGATGGCCGAAGCGGACGAGGAACTGGAATTGAGCGGCGTCGTCACGGGCGGCACGGAAACCGTGCTGGTAGTGGAAGACGACGTGGGCGTGCGCACCACCGTGGTCGATATGCTGGGCGCGCTGGGCTACAAGGTACTCAAGGCCGAGGATGGCGAAAGCGCGCTGGCCGTGCTGCATAGCGGCGCGCAGATCGACTTGCTGTTTACGGACGTCATCATGCCCGGTCCCGTCAGCAGCACGGAGATGGCGCGCCAGGCGCGCGAGTTGCAGCCCGATATCGCCGTCTTGTTTACGTCGGGCTACGCGCAGGATGTCATCGTGCATGAGGGGCGTCTCGACGCGGGAGTGGAATTGCTCAGCAAGCCGTACCGGCGCGAAGAGCTGGCGCGCAAGCTGCGCCATGTGCTGGCCAACCGCCAGCAGCAAATGCGTGCGCGCCAGTTTGAACGGTCCGGCGCGCCGGTGGCCGGCATCCTGCCGACCGGCAGCGCGGCTGCCAGCGTGCTGGGAAGTGACACGCCGGGACTGGACTTGACGGGCCATGCTCCGGAACCACAGGGGGACATGCCGACATCGATGAAAATACTTGTGGTGGAAGACAACCTCGATTCGCAGCTGATGGTGTGCGAACTGGTGGGCATGCTGGGCCATACGGTCAGCGGCGTATCCGATGGCGAGGCGGCGTGGAAATTGCTCAATGAGCAAGACTTCGATATCCTGTTTACCGATGTCAGCCTGCCCGGCATGTCCGGCATCGCGCTGGCGCGCATGGTGCTGCGCGATAAACCGGCCATGCGCATCATCTTTTCCACGGGCTATGGCAAGGAATCGATGGATGAGCTGGGTTTTTCCGCCAGTGTCTTGCGCAAGCCCTATGATTTGATGGAGTTGCAAGCGGCACTCGACCAACCTTGA